CGGAAGCCGAAGTTTTTTTTGCCGGCGATGCGTCCGGCCTGCGCTCATTCCACTACAGCGGCGCCTACATTCCCGCTTACAGCATCCCGGCCACCGCCAATCTTGCTGACCTTTACATCTGCTTCGGAGGACCTAACCGCTGGAGGCAATTGTCAGGACCTTATTGCGAGCTGCGCACAAACTGGCTTCAACTACTAACCAGTCTGTCCAACCTCACTGTGCTTACCCTCTGCAGCAGTGCCCTACGGGTTGGTCGCTCTCTGCATTTCATGCTACCCGGTTGATCCCAATACGGCAATACTCTGTTAATGTCTTACTGATAACCTTCTTCATTGCTATGCTTTGCAGAGACTGTCTGCCAAAGCTCGTGCCAGATTAGTTGCCACAAGTGCCGCACCATGCAAATTGCTGAATTTGAGAGAGCTTCAGCTACTGATGTTCGCAATGGAGATCGACAACATAAACGACATTTACACTTTCCTTGTGACCTGCTGTGGTCCTCGATTGGAGAGGTTATTTGTGCAGGTGAATAAATTGCCTTTGACTTTTGTTTGCCTGCTGTAGGCCTCGAATGGAGAGGTTATTTGTGCAGCTTCGATTTTGAATACGGTTGACAAATGCATTCAGTTAGTACTCATTGTATtgttgcttggttttgatgtgcTCACTTATTTTGAATGCTTACTACACCCTCTTGCAGCTTCCGACAAGTAGTTGTCAATATAGGCCAGAGGATGAACCATCAGGATCAGAATCTGAGGAAAATGAGTCAGTGGAAGAGCTATCAGAGCAAGAGGCAACGGAGGAAGATGAGCTAGATGAAGACTTGTCAGAAGGAGAAACACTGGAGAAAGATGGGCTAGAGGAAGAGTTGTCAGAGGGAGATGCCCTGGAGGAAGATGAGCTAGAGGAAGAGCTGTCAGAGGGAATTGAACTCGAGGAAGAGTTGTCAGAAGGAGAGCCACCTGAAGAAAATCAATCACAGAAACATGGATCGATGGAAGAGATACCTGATGGAGGGCAATCAGAGGAAGAGACACTAGAggagggcgatggctttgagaaCCTTCTGTTGGTCAACATGATGAATTTCAAGGGGCGCCACCATGAGATGCAGCTAGTAAGCCTTTTCTTGAAGAAGTCTACTAGTCTCAACCAACTGATACTGTTTACTCCCAAGATTAATCACCCAGAATGGCTTCAGAAGGATCATATGAATACTTCACATATTCTTGAAAGAAAACTATCGCCTCTCAGAAAGGTGTCACCGAACGTTCAGATAGTACTCAGTGAGCCTGATGATAGTGCAATTCAGCAGTTGCACGAGGCTTTTGTCAAGGTTTAATGATTTGTTTGTTGTAGAGTTATGACCAGATTATGCGAAATATCAGAAACAAGCAACTATTAGGCAAGGCAAAGAACAAGCTAATCTGCAAGGTAGGCAGGATGCTGTGTTCTGTAGTGCATCAAGGATCATTGAGTATGTTGTCTGGGCCTTATACTTTGCAGCTTAACTCCTTAAGACTTACCAAAAATTTGATGGGTCTACATTAACCTGTTGCCTTGTTGGTGACAGGAAAGTATTACAAAAACACTGTAGAAGGCTGAGACTTGTTATGCTCTATCTTTGTGCTTCTCAATTTG
This sequence is a window from Aegilops tauschii subsp. strangulata cultivar AL8/78 chromosome 7, Aet v6.0, whole genome shotgun sequence. Protein-coding genes within it:
- the LOC109776024 gene encoding uncharacterized protein, with the translated sequence MRAAKLRDVEISTDMSVNKSNSILHFINDEIVHNANQLGVSLGSNDMEISRSVNDILDLEAERALEMIRNIAAVKPMNESDIVALGVRMLDDTSELETKMEADLQLKDLLREEELKWALRAKEQDSPHPLLETLERRGGRRLQRFALSFHIGKLKAEHFRRWLDYAAACAVEDLHVHLANRVFNIFEYRLPLGDPHLARLSLRAVTVDLPGSFSADSHPFSALEVIHLHCVRISDRTVNRLVAACPLLHTLDLRYCESLFSVIVATAGAHLRSLTLAECGSEAEVFFAGDASGLRSFHYSGAYIPAYSIPATANLADLYICFGGPNRWRQLSGPYCELRTNWLQLLTSLSNLTVLTLCSSALRRLSAKARARLVATSAAPCKLLNLRELQLLMFAMEIDNINDIYTFLVTCCGPRLERLFVQLPTSSCQYRPEDEPSGSESEENESVEELSEQEATEEDELDEDLSEGETLEKDGLEEELSEGDALEEDELEEELSEGIELEEELSEGEPPEENQSQKHGSMEEIPDGGQSEEETLEEGDGFENLLLVNMMNFKGRHHEMQLVSLFLKKSTSLNQLILFTPKINHPEWLQKDHMNTSHILERKLSPLRKVSPNVQIVLSEPDDSAIQQLHEAFVKV